From Phragmites australis chromosome 5, lpPhrAust1.1, whole genome shotgun sequence, a single genomic window includes:
- the LOC133918265 gene encoding peroxisome biogenesis protein 16-like — protein sequence MEAYKLWVRRNRELVRSLESLANGLTWILPERFANSEIAPEAVYALLGIVSSVNQHIIDVPAEGHSLAFKEQSIPWGLVVSILKDVEAVVEVAAQHFVGDDHKWSFLAVTEAVKAGVRLAAFRESGYKMLLQGGEVANEEEVTILEDNYGANGNGVPAIYPMNGHSQSGHKVVSNGLDGKNRFVSKSLEGRAVAALNKFGQNAKMTSDPMWMRRLHSTPQPPVMVVEKPTLSSIWSAKGGLGRLFFLGEIVHIFRPLVYVLLIRKFGIRSWTPWLVSLTVELTSLGIHSHATDLNRRGGKVLRLSSAERDELKRRKMMWALYVMRDPFFASYTKRHLQKAEKVLNPVPLIGFLTGKLLELLEGVQTRYTYTSGS from the exons atggAAGCCTACAAGCTCTGGGTGCGCAGGAACCGGGAGCTCGTCCGCtccctcgagtccctggccaaC GGGCTGACATGGATACTTCCCGAGCGTTTTGCCAACTCCGAGATCGCACCGGAAGCAG TATATGCGCTACTGGGTATTGTGAGTTCCGTTAACCAGCACATAATTGATGTGCCGGCCGAAGGTCACTCATTGGCCTTCAAGGAGCAATCTATCCCATGGGGTCTTGTTGTCTCTATACTAAAGGATGTAGAGGCAGTTGTTGAGGTCGCTGCCCAGCACTTTGTTGGCGATGATCACAAGTGGAGCTTCCTTGCGGTTACAGAAGCAGTGAA AGCTGGTGTCAGGTTAGCCGCTTTCCGGGAGAGTGGATACAAGATGCTCTTACAAGGAGGGGAGGTGGCAAATGAAGAAGAGGTGACCATTCTAGAAGATAATTATGGAGCAAATGGTAATGGAGTTCCAGCCATCTATCCGATGAATGGACATTCCCAAAGTGGTCATAAAGTTGTGTCCAACGGTCTGGATGGAAAAAATAGATTTGTATCGAAGAGTCTTGAGGGAAGAGCAGTAGCTGCTTTGAACAAGTTTGGCCAGAATGCAAAGATGACGTCGGATCCCATGTGGATGAGGAGGCTCCATTCTACTCCCCAGCCACCTG TCATGGTGGTCGAGAAGCCAACTTTGTCAAGTATTTGGTCTGCTAAAGGGGGTTTGGGGCGTTTATTTTTCTTAGGGGAGATTGTCCACATATTCAGGCCACTTGTGTATGTACTTTTGATCAGAAAGTTtgggatcagatcttggacccCATGGTTAGTGTCGCTAACTGTGGAGCTCACAAGTCTTGGCATCCATTCCCATGCAACTGATCTAAACCGTAGAGGAGGGAAAGTGCTTCGGCTCTCCTCTGCTGAGAGGGATGAG TTGAAAAGGCGAAAGATGATGTGGGCCCTTTATGTGATGAGAGATCCTTTCTTCGCCAGTTATACCAA GCGTCATCTCCAGAAGGCTGAAAAGGTGTTGAATCCAGTGCCATTGATTGGTTTCCTTACAG GTAAACTTTTGGAACTATTGGAGGGAGTTCAGACAAGATATACCTACACATCAGGTTCATAA